Part of the Natronolimnobius sp. AArcel1 genome is shown below.
CGTCGAACCGTTTCAGGAACTTGGACTCGAGCCGCGATACTATCGTGTCGAGCCATCGTTTGCGCCGGACCTTGCGGACGTCGAGCAACGTATCGACGCCAACACCGCTGCGGTCATGTCAGTCAACTACTTTGGCTTCCCACAGCCGGGTCTCGAAGAGTTGCAACAACTCATCGAGGACTACAACTGCTATCATATTGATGATAATGCTCATGCGCCATTGAGCATCGACAATGGGACACTACTTGGCACCCGCGGGCACATCGGGATCACGAGCCTCTGGAAGCTCCTGCCGGTCCCGAACGGGGCCGTCCTCTTTCATAACGATGCCGAGACAATCGAGAATTTCCAGCCGTCGCCGATTGCTGGCGTTCGCGAGAGCGTCGACGTATCCGATTGCCAGTTCATCGTCAAATCCGTTATCCAGAACCTCCTCGATGGAAACGGCATGATTCGGGAGTCACTCGACTCTATGTTTGCTCTCGACGACGACGAGACACCAGCAGTCGGCGGCCCACACAAACGCTACGAAGATGGGAAACGGATGATGTCACGACTCACTGAACACATTCTCGAGGAGTCGAATCCAGACGAGATTCGGAACCGCCGTCGGACAAACTATCGAACCTGGCAACGACTGCTCAACGATCGCGACGACCTCGAATTTGTGTACGACTCGCTTCCCCACGGCATTTGTCCGCAGGCGTTGCCCGTTCGGGCGGAGGAGCCAAAAAAACTCATGGCAGCCCTCCAGCGCTGCGGTGCCGGGGGCGCGTACAACTGGCCGCGACTTTCGACGACCGTCCTCGAGAACCCAACCTACGAGACAGCAACCCGCCTCTCGAAAGAAATCGTTGCCTTGCCGGTCCACCAACACGTCGATGCATCGACGATCGAAGCCGTCGCGATGAGGCTTCGCCACTGAGACTGGCCGAGACGGCTCACTCGTCGTCGCTGGGAACGTCGCCGTCATCTCTCATTTCGTCAGCTGCAGTCAGACTTGTCCGAGCGTCGGCCTCGAGTCCGTACGTTCGCTGGCCGGTTCGCTCGAGTATGTCCTCGCTTCGCAACTCTGAGAGGAGACTCTGAACGGCGACGGTCGACCGGCCTACCTGCTCAGCGATTGGTACGACCTCGAGTGGACCATCGCGAACAAACACTGCAAGAATCGCTTTCGTCGTCTCGAGTGAACACTGTGACCGCTCGCTTGCCCGCTCGAGTTCGGTCTCAACTGACCCTGTCTCGAGGCGATCAGCGAGTGCCGAAATCGAATCCGACCACTGTCCCGATGGCGTCGCGTTTTGATTCACCGCACGTGGCTGAGGCCGGGTGGGTGAACTCGACGCCGCAGTACTGTTCGAAGGTGTCTGGCCAGCGTTGTTCTGAACCGCAGCCGTTTGAGTATCGCCCGCTGAGCCATCCTCCTCAGCAACCGTAGTCGGCGTCTCGTCGCTGATCTCGCCACGCTCGAGATTCCGTTTGCGACTCACCGTCGGCCAGTTGCGGCGTTCGTAGCCTGCAAGCGGACCCGCAGTCTTGTCTGGTTGGCTCGCGCTACTGGCGCGGTCGCGCTCCTGTTCGCCGGCAACCACCAGATCCGCG
Proteins encoded:
- a CDS encoding DegT/DnrJ/EryC1/StrS family aminotransferase; translation: MISAGPSLSIRSLSRHHSGPTGVESFLEEYAAAYTFYGAGKVALRDGLAGLVEPGQNVLLPAYLPDAVVEPFQELGLEPRYYRVEPSFAPDLADVEQRIDANTAAVMSVNYFGFPQPGLEELQQLIEDYNCYHIDDNAHAPLSIDNGTLLGTRGHIGITSLWKLLPVPNGAVLFHNDAETIENFQPSPIAGVRESVDVSDCQFIVKSVIQNLLDGNGMIRESLDSMFALDDDETPAVGGPHKRYEDGKRMMSRLTEHILEESNPDEIRNRRRTNYRTWQRLLNDRDDLEFVYDSLPHGICPQALPVRAEEPKKLMAALQRCGAGGAYNWPRLSTTVLENPTYETATRLSKEIVALPVHQHVDASTIEAVAMRLRH